A portion of the Bombus pascuorum chromosome 8, iyBomPasc1.1, whole genome shotgun sequence genome contains these proteins:
- the LOC132909584 gene encoding V-type proton ATPase subunit G: MASQTQGIQQLLAAEKRAAEKVAEARKRKARRLKQAKEEAQDEIEKYRQEREKQFREFEAKHMGSKEDVAARIEADTKVKTEEMNQTVSMHKDTVVHTILDLVYNIKPELHKNYRFEI; the protein is encoded by the exons ATGGCCAGTCAGACGCAAGGTATTCAACAGCTTCTAGCAGCTGAGAAAAGAGCAGCAGAGAAAGTCGCAGAAGCTAGAAAAC GTAAGGCGCGTAGACTGAAGCAAGCGAAGGAAGAGGCTCAAGATGAAATCGAAAAGTATAGACAAGAACGAGAAAAGCAGTTCCGTGAATTTGAAGCAAAG CATATGGGTTCGAAAGAAGACGTAGCAGCACGTATAGAAGCCGATACAAAAGTAAAAACAGAGGAAATGAATCAAACTGTATCTATGCATAAAGACACT GTTGTGCATACAATCTTGGACTTGGTCTACAACATTAAACCGGAATTGCACAAGAATTATCGCTTTGAAATTTAA
- the LOC132909586 gene encoding dynein light chain roadblock-type 2 has protein sequence MAQEVEETMKRIQSHKGVVGTIVVNAEGIPIKSTLDNTTTVQYAGLISQLSDKARSVVRDLDPTNDLTFLRIRSKKHEIMVAPDKEFILIVIQNPVD, from the exons ATG GCACAAGAGGTAGAAGAAACTATGAAACGTATTCAATCGCATAAGGGAGTGGTTGGAACAATTGTAGTTAATGCAGAAG GTATCCCAATTAAATCTACGTTGGATAACACTACAACAGTTCAATACGCAGGATTAATAAGCCAACTGTCAGACAAAGCACGATCTGTGGTGAGAGATTTGGATCCAACCAATGACCTTACTTTTCTCCGCATTCGTAGTAAGAAACATGAAATTATGGTGGCTCCGGATAAAGAATTTATACTTATAGTAATACAGAATCCAGTTGATTGA
- the LOC132909553 gene encoding XK-related protein 6-like produces MDPQTSKHLHTRQIIGIFPILELNVDDVDVPLKNPTTTYLDIFFLVSSILMHIVDVAIDINLAVRYLLARKITYFIWTTVFILLPSFINVIISRRMQQQDDKINETSNPSKFKCIHAMLTKKLCCLVLVAFQLAPVLRYYRTLKYALNAYKFEKQGDRNAQRRYYLKMLREDQDVALLRVSECFLEAAPQQILQLTILLKHYHSDINFEFIHQVASIVSSLGSMGWAMASYHRSIRLAQQDKLNIGITGTILQFLWHFCTTVSRILSLSVVASIWPLYTAIGCIFHWICMTIWIIIDSRCILEFCRDSDHAPHCSPKIKERIYSVLFSIVIGVIHVFIYLNTVDGSTFLKHVFFYIICFVENITATAFWIYASSDEVKNSWYFNVLIVLCIVPFLLGITAMTVYYGVFHPSLKHQNCANTLA; encoded by the exons atggaTCCTCAGACCAGTAAACATTTGCATACAAGACAAATTATTGGCATTTTTCCTATATTGGAATTAAATGTCGATGATGTAGATGTTCCTTTAAAAAATCCAACTACAACTTACTTAGATATCTTTTTCCTTGTGTCTTCAATCCTTATGCACATCGTGGATGTGGCAATTGATATTAATCTTGctgtaagatatttattagctAGAAAGATAACATACTTTATATGGACAActgtttttattcttttaccttcgtttataaatgttataatcaGTAGAAGAATGCAACAACAAGATGACAAG ATAAACGAAACGTCAAATCCTTccaaatttaaatgtatacatgcaatgttaacaaaaaaattatgttgCCTTGTACTTGTGGCATTTCAATTAGCaccagtattacgttattacagaACCTTGAAATATGCTCTTAATGCGTACAAGTTTGAAAAACAAGGCGATCGTAATGCTCAAAGACGATATTATCTCAAAATGCTGAGAGAAGATCAAGATGTTGCATTATTAAGAGTATCTGAATGTTTTCTTGAAGCCGCGCCTCAACAAATTTTACAGTTAACAATATTGTTGAAACATTACCACAGTGATATTAACTTTGAAT TTATTCATCAGGTAGCTAGTATTGTTAGCTCCCTTGGAAGTATGGGATGGGCAATGGCTAGTTACCATCGTAGTATTAGATTGGCTCAACAAGATAAACTAAATATCGGTATTACAGGAacaattcttcaatttttatggCATTTTTGTACTACAG TTTCAAGGATATTGTCGCTTAGCGTTGTGGCAAGTATATGGCCATTATACACAGCCATTGGATGTATTTTTCATTGGATTTGTATGACTATTTGGATTATCATTGATTCTCGTTGTATATTGGAATTTTGTAGAGATTCTGATCATGCTCCACATTGTTCTCCAAAAATCAAAGAACGCATTTATtctgtattattttctatagtGATTGGTGTAATACATGTATTCATATATCTGAACACCGTGGATGGTAGTACATTTCTTAAACAtgtattcttttatataatttgttttgttgaaaatataacaGCAACTGCATTTTGGATATACGCCTCATCGGATGAAGTTAAAAATTCCTGGTACTTTAATGTACTCATTGTTCTTTGTATTGTACCGTTCTTATTAGGTATAACAGCTATGACCGTTTATTATGGCGTTTTTCATCCTTCTTTGAAACATCAGAATTGTGCGAATACATTAGCCTag
- the LOC132909579 gene encoding transmembrane protein 138 isoform X1 has protein sequence MSTINTKRYLVTIIIQYLVLFFDIFVNSFATFSRANPINLLVLYVAQDICLIMTITLLLVNFFSTYIFQIGLIQLLYTKFRVTLILCIIYMVLSISLHTWDIKVHWSSPLKYYWTKDFHIFYSLHRGGNIFSIKFMYIVLLQLFHVQLQFYTIISIKGHLLESQIQDSMKVQRGFKTSSACHNIYYQVLRKKLTKIFHL, from the exons aTGAGTACAATAAACACTAAGAGATATCTAGTCACTATAATCATACAATATTTAGTactattttttgatattttcgttAATTCGTTTGCTACATTCTCCCGAGCGAatccaattaatttattagttcTCTACGT ggCTCAAGATATTTGTCTTATTATGACTATCACACTTTTACTAGTTAACTTCTTTTCCACTTACATTTTTCAg ATAGgattaatacaattattatatacaaaatttcgtGTAACATTAATATTGTGTATCATATATATGGTATTAAGCATTAGTTTACATACATGGGACATTAAAGTGCACTGGTCATCACCTCTCAAATACTATTGGACTAaagattttcatattttttactcATTGCATAGAGGAGGTAACATCTTTTCAATCAAATTTATGTACATAGTATTATTACAGTTATTTCATGTTCAGTTGCAGTTTTACactattatttctataaaaggGCATCTCTTAGAATCGCAGATCCAAGATTCTATGAAAGTTCAACGTGGATTCAAAACCAGTTCAGCCtgtcataatatttattatcaagtgttacgaaagaaattaacaaaaatttttcacCTGTAA
- the LOC132909579 gene encoding transmembrane protein 138 isoform X2 codes for MSTINTKRYLVTIIIQYLVLFFDIFVNSFATFSRANPINLLVLYVAQDICLIMTITLLLVNFFSTYIFQIGLIQLLYTKFRVTLILCIIYMVLSISLHTWDIKVHWSSPLKYYWTKDFHIFYSLHRGVAVLHYYFYKRASLRIADPRFYESSTWIQNQFSLS; via the exons aTGAGTACAATAAACACTAAGAGATATCTAGTCACTATAATCATACAATATTTAGTactattttttgatattttcgttAATTCGTTTGCTACATTCTCCCGAGCGAatccaattaatttattagttcTCTACGT ggCTCAAGATATTTGTCTTATTATGACTATCACACTTTTACTAGTTAACTTCTTTTCCACTTACATTTTTCAg ATAGgattaatacaattattatatacaaaatttcgtGTAACATTAATATTGTGTATCATATATATGGTATTAAGCATTAGTTTACATACATGGGACATTAAAGTGCACTGGTCATCACCTCTCAAATACTATTGGACTAaagattttcatattttttactcATTGCATAGAGGAG TTGCAGTTTTACactattatttctataaaaggGCATCTCTTAGAATCGCAGATCCAAGATTCTATGAAAGTTCAACGTGGATTCAAAACCAGTTCAGCCtgtcataa
- the LOC132909535 gene encoding E3 SUMO-protein ligase ZBED1-like isoform X2 translates to MHLQNKHAQELLELEATNPPRRQVLSQETKERRAQKKLLKAGLTSAQHIYTTNADGTVQIDGDIQFVTDPNVSLSNIEDDIAIGQPLRVMIKSGSNIGSNSQNVAFLMPEDNSINQSSIDGKTVSDAIAEFIIMDLQLPEVVEGRGFQRLVATLRSPCEIPSKNKLEEEIIPKIYDTFRESVAATLSCITSEVGLTIEEWRSNSDERFVTVSVYYQNSGEPVLECKVLSTIHAPLDWEESQWGNAIDSLLLDWDLKIERITAVVVATSRTELLNALTNRGLTLVPCLLYTLQVCAQACFESPEVATILAKCRAAIGAIVSHPAASAALSMQEQLLELDENTMLMDYPPIWTSTYNMLEQMVLRRSIVTSILESMEGVDQEVVDLTNDQWKIVEDLVNVLEPFKVTIMTLSEEKIPLISLLKPLLWQLVSSHLKIKESDSEKAKAFKESLSDMLCDRYADYNVTLLLQIATTLDPRFKQLPYATEEDKNSVATDIKEMLTKLIQEESGDNINMKVEEEPLAKKSRVSGMEFLLGGLCSMKSGMPAEEKADLELVQYHSESTAPLDYCPLQWWAKISAKCPNLGKLACKYNCVPACCAPPCRIPADVQVLYDARRTALPPHLIDKLLFLHGNHTV, encoded by the exons ATGCATTTGCAAAATAAACACGCTCAAGAACTTTTAGAACTAGAAGCTACTAATCCGCCACGCAGACAAGTACTTTCTCAGGAgacaaaagagagaagagcgcaaaagaaattattaaaagcaGGTTTAACTTCGGCCCAGCATATTTACACTACCAATGCGGATGGTACTGTCCAAATAGATGGGGATATTCAATTTGTGACTGATCCAAATGTAAGTTTATCCAACATCGAGGACGATATAGCGATTGGTCAACCTTTGCGAGTTATGATTAAAAGTGGTTCTAACATTGGGAGCAATAGTCAAAATGTGGCTTTTCTTATGCCGGAAGATAATTCTATTAATCAGTCGAGTATCGATGGGAAGACCGTATCAGATGCTATAGccgaatttattattatggaCTTACAACTACCAGAAGTGGTAGAAGGACGTGGTTTTCAAAGACTGGTTGCAACGTTGCGTTCACCCTGTGAAATCcctagtaaaaataaattagaagaagaaataataccAAAGATTTATGATACCTTCCGTGAATCAGTAGCCGCAACTCTATCTTGTATAACGAGCGAAGTAGGTTTGACTATTGAGGAGTGGAGATCAAATTCTGACGAGCGATTTGTTACTGTTTCTGTGTATTATCAAAACTCTGGTGAACCAGTGTTAGAATGTAAAGTGTTAAGTACTATTCATGCTCCTTTAGATTGGGAGGAATCTCAGTGGGGTAATGCGATAGATTCTCTATTACTTGATTGGGATCTGAAAATAGAAAGGATAACTGCGGTAGTAGTAGCCACATCCAGGACAGAATTATTGAATGCTTTGACAAATCGAGGATTAACATTAGTTCCTTGTTTACTTTATACCTTACAAGTGTGTGCTCAAGCTTGTTTTGAAAGCCCAGAGGTTGCTACCATACTAGCAAAATGTAGGGCAGCCATTGGAGCTATTGTAAGTCATCCAGCTGCATCTGCGGCGTTAAGTATGCAGGAGCAATTATTGGAA CTGGATGAAAATACTATGTTAATGGATTATCCACCTATATGGACATCAACGTACAACATGCTCGAGCAAATGGTTCTTCGTCGTAGTATTGTAACGTCAATTTTAGAAAGTATGGAAGGTGTCGATCAAGAGGTAGTTGATTTGACAAATGATCAATGGAAGATCGTAGAAGACCTTGTAAATGTGCTTGAACCATTTAAAGTTACTATTATGACGCTTAGCGAGGAGAAGATACCgttaatatctttattaaaaCCGCTACTCTGGCAGCTCGTATCCTCTCAtctcaaaataaaagaaagtgaTAGTGAAAAAGCAAAGGCTTTCAAAGAATCTTTATCTGATATGCTTTGTGACAGATACgcagattataacgttactcTTTTACTTCAAATTGCAACTACCTTGGATCCAAG aTTTAAGCAATTACCATATGCTActgaagaagataaaaattcagTAGCGActgatataaaagaaatgttgACAAAACTAATACAAGAAGAATCCggtgataatataaatatgaaagttGAAGAAGAGCCTCTGGCTAAGAAAAGTCGTGTATCAG GCATGGAATTCTTGCTTGGAGGATTATGTTCGATGAAAAGTGGAATGCCTGCGGAAGAGAAGGCAGATCTTGAACTTGTTCAATATCATTCTGAGTCCACCGCACCACTTGACTACTGCCCTCTTCAATGGTGGGCAAAAATTTCTGCAAAATGCCCAAATTTAGGCAAATTGGCTTGTAAATACAATTGCGTACCTGCATGTTGCGCACCACCCTGTAGAATTCCGGCAGATGTGCAAGTTTTATACGACGCAAGGCGAACGGCCTTACCTCCTCATTTAATAGATAAGTTACTCTTCCTTCATGGTAATCATACCgtatga
- the LOC132909535 gene encoding E3 SUMO-protein ligase ZBED1-like isoform X1 produces the protein MESKPITLSNNGKSATTDDSKSEMQMVLAKMMEEKYTYTYKKLVVPMSMRSIYWKFFGFPATDDGDILTKVKIVCILCKTQIAYNRNTSNLRMHLQNKHAQELLELEATNPPRRQVLSQETKERRAQKKLLKAGLTSAQHIYTTNADGTVQIDGDIQFVTDPNVSLSNIEDDIAIGQPLRVMIKSGSNIGSNSQNVAFLMPEDNSINQSSIDGKTVSDAIAEFIIMDLQLPEVVEGRGFQRLVATLRSPCEIPSKNKLEEEIIPKIYDTFRESVAATLSCITSEVGLTIEEWRSNSDERFVTVSVYYQNSGEPVLECKVLSTIHAPLDWEESQWGNAIDSLLLDWDLKIERITAVVVATSRTELLNALTNRGLTLVPCLLYTLQVCAQACFESPEVATILAKCRAAIGAIVSHPAASAALSMQEQLLELDENTMLMDYPPIWTSTYNMLEQMVLRRSIVTSILESMEGVDQEVVDLTNDQWKIVEDLVNVLEPFKVTIMTLSEEKIPLISLLKPLLWQLVSSHLKIKESDSEKAKAFKESLSDMLCDRYADYNVTLLLQIATTLDPRFKQLPYATEEDKNSVATDIKEMLTKLIQEESGDNINMKVEEEPLAKKSRVSGMEFLLGGLCSMKSGMPAEEKADLELVQYHSESTAPLDYCPLQWWAKISAKCPNLGKLACKYNCVPACCAPPCRIPADVQVLYDARRTALPPHLIDKLLFLHGNHTV, from the exons ATGGAAAGTAAACCGATAACATTGTCTAACAACGGAAAATCAGCGACGACAGATGACTCGAAAAGTGAAATGCAAATGGTACTAGCCAAAATGATGGAAGAAAAgtatacttatacttataaaaaattagtagTACCTATGTCAATGAGAAGTATTTACTGGAAATTTTTCGGATTTCCAGCTACAGACGATGGAGATATTCTCACTAAAGTAAAGATCGTTTGCATATTATGTAAAACTCAAATTGCATATAATCGTAACACCAGTAATTTGCGTATGCATTTGCAAAATAAACACGCTCAAGAACTTTTAGAACTAGAAGCTACTAATCCGCCACGCAGACAAGTACTTTCTCAGGAgacaaaagagagaagagcgcaaaagaaattattaaaagcaGGTTTAACTTCGGCCCAGCATATTTACACTACCAATGCGGATGGTACTGTCCAAATAGATGGGGATATTCAATTTGTGACTGATCCAAATGTAAGTTTATCCAACATCGAGGACGATATAGCGATTGGTCAACCTTTGCGAGTTATGATTAAAAGTGGTTCTAACATTGGGAGCAATAGTCAAAATGTGGCTTTTCTTATGCCGGAAGATAATTCTATTAATCAGTCGAGTATCGATGGGAAGACCGTATCAGATGCTATAGccgaatttattattatggaCTTACAACTACCAGAAGTGGTAGAAGGACGTGGTTTTCAAAGACTGGTTGCAACGTTGCGTTCACCCTGTGAAATCcctagtaaaaataaattagaagaagaaataataccAAAGATTTATGATACCTTCCGTGAATCAGTAGCCGCAACTCTATCTTGTATAACGAGCGAAGTAGGTTTGACTATTGAGGAGTGGAGATCAAATTCTGACGAGCGATTTGTTACTGTTTCTGTGTATTATCAAAACTCTGGTGAACCAGTGTTAGAATGTAAAGTGTTAAGTACTATTCATGCTCCTTTAGATTGGGAGGAATCTCAGTGGGGTAATGCGATAGATTCTCTATTACTTGATTGGGATCTGAAAATAGAAAGGATAACTGCGGTAGTAGTAGCCACATCCAGGACAGAATTATTGAATGCTTTGACAAATCGAGGATTAACATTAGTTCCTTGTTTACTTTATACCTTACAAGTGTGTGCTCAAGCTTGTTTTGAAAGCCCAGAGGTTGCTACCATACTAGCAAAATGTAGGGCAGCCATTGGAGCTATTGTAAGTCATCCAGCTGCATCTGCGGCGTTAAGTATGCAGGAGCAATTATTGGAA CTGGATGAAAATACTATGTTAATGGATTATCCACCTATATGGACATCAACGTACAACATGCTCGAGCAAATGGTTCTTCGTCGTAGTATTGTAACGTCAATTTTAGAAAGTATGGAAGGTGTCGATCAAGAGGTAGTTGATTTGACAAATGATCAATGGAAGATCGTAGAAGACCTTGTAAATGTGCTTGAACCATTTAAAGTTACTATTATGACGCTTAGCGAGGAGAAGATACCgttaatatctttattaaaaCCGCTACTCTGGCAGCTCGTATCCTCTCAtctcaaaataaaagaaagtgaTAGTGAAAAAGCAAAGGCTTTCAAAGAATCTTTATCTGATATGCTTTGTGACAGATACgcagattataacgttactcTTTTACTTCAAATTGCAACTACCTTGGATCCAAG aTTTAAGCAATTACCATATGCTActgaagaagataaaaattcagTAGCGActgatataaaagaaatgttgACAAAACTAATACAAGAAGAATCCggtgataatataaatatgaaagttGAAGAAGAGCCTCTGGCTAAGAAAAGTCGTGTATCAG GCATGGAATTCTTGCTTGGAGGATTATGTTCGATGAAAAGTGGAATGCCTGCGGAAGAGAAGGCAGATCTTGAACTTGTTCAATATCATTCTGAGTCCACCGCACCACTTGACTACTGCCCTCTTCAATGGTGGGCAAAAATTTCTGCAAAATGCCCAAATTTAGGCAAATTGGCTTGTAAATACAATTGCGTACCTGCATGTTGCGCACCACCCTGTAGAATTCCGGCAGATGTGCAAGTTTTATACGACGCAAGGCGAACGGCCTTACCTCCTCATTTAATAGATAAGTTACTCTTCCTTCATGGTAATCATACCgtatga
- the LOC132909548 gene encoding GPI mannosyltransferase 3 codes for MRISKKTKVLSYLIAWRLISVFVVQTAHVPDEYWQSLEVAHRLAFGYGYVTWEWDMKIRSYIYPFLLSIIYQALASISLDYVIILTTVPRVLQATISAYGEYKFYEWSKNKWALYSLCVNWYWYYCATRTLINTLETAFTMIALSIFPWRDSNIRSINYFWIVGFLCMIRPTAVIIWLPLCLYHLCTSLENKLTLISRYGVICIICCFSSILLDSYYYGTLTISPWEFFRVNVLYKVGDLYGTQHILWYIVCGLPVLLGCHYVLFILCIFQITKHPSSFHRQAVMLVVVVWTFGIYSLLAHKEFRFLLPLLPMCIYICTSCTFPLNAKFIKPARNIFVGLLILTNVLPGLYFSLVHQRGSLDLMNLLHKDVVNTDNSSILFLTPCHATPLYSHLHTNVSTKILTCEPDFTNNMSYMDEADTFFANPMQWLDENYSSDKRTTIPNYVISFDHIVPKIRRFLKHYRLWSQIFYTHFPQSNYGKYIYVYKRK; via the coding sequence ATGCGTATATCGAAGAAAACAAAGGTATTGTCTTATTTGATAGCATGGAGGTTAATTTCTGTGTTTGTGGTTCAAACCGCGCATGTACCGGATGAATATTGGCAATCGTTAGAAGTTGCTCATCGTTTGGCATTTGGATATGGATACGTTACGTGGGAATGGGACATGAAAATTCGCAGTTACATATACCCATTTTTGTTATCCATTATATATCAAGCGTTAGCGTCGATATCATtagattatgtaataattttaacaacgGTACCTCGAGTACTTCAAGCAACGATCAGTGCTTACGGAGAATACAAATTCTACGAGTGGTCCAAGAATAAATGGGCACTGTATAGTTTATGCGTAAACTGGTACTGGTATTATTGTGCCACTCGTACATTGATCAATACCTTAGAAACTGCATTTACCATGATAGCTTTATCGATATTTCCATGGCGTGACAGTAATATTAGAAGCATAAACTATTTCTGGATCGTAGGGTTTTTATGTATGATTAGACCTACCGCTGTTATTATATGGTTACCTTTATGTCTTTATCATTTATGTACAAGTTTAGAAAACAAGTTGACGCTGATAAGTCGATACGGTGTAATATGTATTATCTGTTGTTTCAGTTCGATATTATTGGATAGTTACTATTATGGTACGTTAACTATTTCTCCTTGGGAATTCTTTCGTGTGAATGTACTTTATAAGGTTGGTGATTTATATGGAACGCAACATATATTATGGTATATCGTGTGCGGATTACCAGTACTTTTAGGGTGCCattacgttttatttatattatgtatttttcaaataacgaAACATCCATCCAGTTTTCACCGTCAAGCAGTCATGTTAGTCGTTGTAGTTTGGACATTCGGTATCTATTCTTTGTTGGCCCATAAagaatttcgatttttattaccTCTTTTACcaatgtgtatatacatatgtacctCGTGTACATTCCCTTTGAACGCAAAGTTTATAAAACCAGCAAGGAATATTTTTGTGGGGCTATTAATACTGACCAACGTGTTACCTGGCCTTTACTTCAGTTTAGTACATCAACGTGGATCGTTGGATCTAATGAACCTGCTTCACAAGGATGTTGTTAACACCGATAACAGCAGCATATTGTTTCTGACTCCTTGTCACGCTACTCCTTTATACAGTCATTTACATACGAACGTATCTACCAAAATACTAACTTGCGAACCTGATTTTACCAATAATATGAGCTATATGGACGAAGCCGACACGTTTTTTGCAAATCCGATGCAGTGGCTCGATGAAAATTATAGCAGTGACAAACGTACTACAAtacctaattacgtaatatcgttcgATCATATTGTACCGAAAATACGCCGATTTTTGAAACATTACCGATTGTGGTCGCAAATTTTTTATACGCATTTTCCACAATCgaattatggaaaatatatttatgtgtatAAGCGTAAATGA